The proteins below are encoded in one region of Desulfovibrio sp. JC010:
- a CDS encoding helix-turn-helix domain-containing protein, which translates to MSNEQAYKEIAPRLAGLRDAMDMSVEELAEKVGVTPERAAQYESGTVEIPVSYLMDVAHLCGVSLTVLISGSEAHLTNYALVRSGKGLNVDRRKDYDYKNLASTFVGRRMEPFMVEVPAKEESDMNFTTHRGQEFIFVLEGRLELRLDDSVLELEEGDSLYFDSNTPHALRGLDGKSARMLDVIL; encoded by the coding sequence ATGAGTAACGAACAAGCTTACAAAGAGATTGCACCGAGGCTGGCCGGCCTGCGTGATGCAATGGACATGAGCGTTGAGGAGCTTGCTGAAAAAGTAGGTGTTACCCCTGAACGCGCTGCACAGTATGAATCCGGTACTGTTGAAATCCCGGTCAGTTACCTGATGGATGTGGCCCACCTTTGCGGTGTAAGCCTGACCGTGCTGATTTCCGGCAGCGAGGCCCACCTGACCAACTACGCGCTGGTAAGAAGCGGCAAGGGATTGAACGTGGACCGCCGCAAGGACTACGATTACAAGAACCTCGCATCCACTTTCGTAGGTCGTCGCATGGAACCTTTCATGGTCGAAGTTCCGGCCAAGGAAGAGTCCGACATGAATTTCACCACCCACCGCGGACAGGAATTTATCTTCGTGCTCGAAGGTCGTCTTGAACTCAGACTCGATGATTCCGTACTGGAGCTTGAAGAAGGCGATTCCCTGTACTTTGACTCCAACACTCCCCACGCCCTGCGCGGTCTTGACGGCAAATCCGCACGCATGCTGGATGTAATTCTGTAG